In the bacterium genome, CGCGCCCGGCAGATCGAACTGCTGGCGGATCTCGCCGCCGGCCTGCGCGAGATCGGCGCGGCGCCGCGCGTCCGGGGGCGGGTGGAAGACCTGGCGGGCATCCTGACGGTGCCGGTGCCGGATCCGGCCGGCGCCGTGGCGGCGCTGCGCCGCGAACAGGTGATCGTGGACTCGCGGCCCGGCGTGATCCGCCTGTCGCCGTACTTCTATAATAACGCCGAGGATTCGGAACGCGCGCTGGCCGCTCTGCGGCGGCACTTGGGGTAGGCGCCCGGCGTGCGGGCGCTGGTGCAGCGCGTCCGGCGGGCGGCCGTCTATGTGGTCGACGATGCCGCGGCCGCGGGTGAGATCGGACTCGGGTTCGCCGTGCTGCTCGGCGTGTCCCGCGCCGATGGGCCGGACGACGCGCGGACCCTCGCCGGACGGGTTGCCACGCTCCGGGTCTTCGACGATGGGGCGGGCCGGCTCAACCGCTCGGTCGTGGATGTCGGCGGCGCGGTGCTGAGCATTCCGCAGTTCACGCTATACGCCGATACGACGGGCGGCCGTCGTCCCAGCTTCCTTGACGCGGCTCCGCCGGATCAGGCGGAGCCGCTGTACCGGCTGTTCAACGAGGCGCTCGCGGCGGCCGGGGCGCCGGTCGTGCCGGGCCGATTCCGGACTCACATGATCGTGGAGATTCACAACGATGGCCCGGTGACGATATTGCTCGACACGGGGGACGCCGGCTCCCGATGAGGGACACACCGTCGATGTGGGAACTTGCGGGGACGGGAATGGCGGTCGGCGGCACCGGCGTCTGGGCGCTCGCCGCGGCGGCGCGCGTCGGGGTGCTGCGGATGCTGCTCGACCTCTTCCCGCGCACGACGTGGGATGCCGTGACCTGGGTATTGATTCCGGCGCTGCTGCTCGCCCCGATCGTCGTGCAGGGATTGGCGGTCGCGGCGCTCGCGGGACGGCGGGCCCGAGCGTGGGCGGGAACCACCGTGGCCGCGGTCGTCGGGGCGGGGATCGCGTTTGCCGCGATCGGGGGCGTCCTCGTCCTGCTCGTGCGGCCGCTGCCGCGGGGGCCCCAGGTGTGGCTCGAACGGACGGCGCCGGGAGCGTTGATTTTCGGCTTCACCGCCGCGGTCATTGCCGGCTGGCTGCTCGTGGCCGGACGGCTCGCGCGGATGCCGCGGCTGCGCCTTGCCGCGGTTCCGGTAGCCGCCGTGGTGGCCACGCTCGCGTGGACCGGCGCGCACCACCTCGTGATCGCCCTGAGTTACGTGCTCGACCGTCCGGAGGCGAACGGCTTCTTCGCCGCCGTCGCCCTCGGCGGCGGGGTGGGGGCGGCGTGGGCGGCGCGGCGCGGCGAGGCTCGCGTCCGCCCGAACGACCCAAGCGCCGGAGCGACCAATGGAGCTTAGAGCACCGCGCGGCATGCAGGATGTCCTGCCCGACCACACGGGCCGGTGGCAGCAAGTCGAGGCGCGGATGCACGACCTCGCGCGCCGCTCCGGCTATCGGGAGATCCGCACCCCGATCGTGGAGCACACGGAGGTCTTCCAGCGCGGCGTGGGGGCGGGCACCGACATCGTGGACAAGGAGATGTACACGTTTCAGGACCGCGGGGGCCGCAGCGTCACCCTGCGCGCCGAGGGCACGGCGCCGGTGATGCGCGCCTTCCTCGAGCACAATCTGGGCGCGTCGGGTCTGCCGGTTCGCGTCTATTACATCTGTCCGATCTTTCGCTACGACCGACCGCAGGCGGGCCGCTACCGGCAGCATACGCAGTTCGGGGCCGAGGTGATCGGCAGCCCCGAGCCCGCGGCCGACGCGGAAGTCTTGAGCCTGGCGGTCCGTCTCGTCGAGCGTTTGGGATTGCGGAACTTCCAGGTGCACCTGTCGAGCGTCGGTGACGCGACGTGCCGGCCCGGGTACATCGAGGCTCTGCGCGACTATTACCGGCCCCGGCTCGGCGGGCTGTGTGAGGACTGTCAACGGCGATTCGACACCGCGCCGATGCGCCTGCTGGACTGCAAGCGCGAGGGGGACCGCGCGGTGGCGGCGAACGCGCCGCGCATTCTCGATTACCTGTGCGACCCGTGCCGGGAGCATTTCCGCGGCGTGCAGGTATGCCTGCAGGCGATGCGGATTCCCTACGTCGTCGATCCGCTCATCGTCCGCGGGCTCGACTACTACACGCGCACCGCATGGGAGGCGGTGTCGCAGGCGCTGGGAGCGCAGAACGTCGTCTTCGGCGGCGGCCGTTATGACGGTCTCGCGGAGCAACTCGGCGGAAAACCGACCCCCGGCGTCGGGTTCGGCATGGGCGTCGAGCGGCTGTTGCTGGTCCTCGATGCGGAAGGCGCGGTGCCGTCGTCCGAGCAGCCGCCGGATGTGTTTGTCGCCGCGGTCCCGGCGGGTACTCCGTCTCTGACGGAGCAAGGCCGCGCGGCCGCGCTCGCCGTCGCGGATCGTCTGCGATGCGAGGGCCTGGCGGCCGCGGCCGACGTCATGGATCGTAGCCTCAACGCTCAGATGAAGGTGGCGAATCGGCTCGGCGTCTCGTTCGTGCTGATCCTCACGGACACGGGCGTCGCGCTCCGCAACATGGCGGCGAGCAAAGACGAGGACCTGCCGGTCGCCTCCCAATGGGCGCACGCCGCCCTGCAGCTCGAAGATGAGGCGCTGGACAGGCTCGCCGAATCGGTCGCGGACCGTGTCCGGCCTGCCCCGCCTGCCCCGCCTGCCCCGCGCCAGCCGGGGCGCGAGCCGGGGCAGGGGGCCGTGCGATGAGCGACGAGCGCGCGGCGGGCCCCGCCGCGAGCGAGCTCGGCGACTGGCGCCGGTCGCATACCAACGGCAGCCTGCGGGCCGGGGACGTCGGCCGCGAGGTGACGTTGATGGGGTGGGTGCACAGCCGGCGCGATCTCGGCGGCCTCGTCTTCCTCGACCTGCGCGACCGTTCCGGCATCACGCAGGTGGTGTGCAATCCGCAGGAAGCCGCCGGCGCGGCGGCCGTGGCCGCCTCCGTGCGCGGCGAGTACGTCCTGGCCGTGCGCGGCGTCGTGGCCGCGCGCCCGGCGGGGACCGAGAATCCCCGGGTGGCGACCGGCGCCGTCGAAGTCCGGGCGCAGGACCTCCGCGTGCTCAATCCCGCCGACACCCCGCCGTTCCCGATCGACGACGGCGTCGATGTCGACGAGACGGTCCGGCTGCGCCACCGGTACCTTGACCTGCGCCGGCCGGCGATGCAGGCGAACCTCGCGCTCCGCCACCGGCTCGCCAAGGCCGTCCGTGACTACCTGAGTGACGCGGACTTCCTCGAGGTCGAGACGCCGATGCTGATCAAGAGCACCCCCGAAGGGGCCCGCGATTTTCTCGTGCCGAGCCGCGTACATCCCGGGAAGTTCTACGTGCTGCCTCAGTCCCCGCAGCTGTTCAAGCAGCTGTTGATGGTGGCCGGGGTGGAGCGCTACTTTCAGATCGTGCGCTGTTTCCGCGACGAGGATCTGCGCGCCGACCGGGCGCCCGAGTTCACGCAGATCGACATCGAGATGTCCTTCGTGGGGCCCGGCGACGTGCAGGCGCTGGCCGAGGCGATGGTCGCGTACGCCGTCGGCGCGGCCCTCGGCGTCGACGTCCCGCGGCCCTTTCCCCGCATCACCTATGCGGAGGCGATGCGGCGGTACGGGACCGACAAGCCCGACCTGCGCTTCGCGCTCGAGATCGCGGACTGCGGCGATCTCTTCGCCGACGGCGCCTTTCGGGTGTTCGCGCAGGCGGTGGGGGCGGGCGGCGTCGTCCGGGCCGTGAACGCGCCCGGCGCCGCGG is a window encoding:
- the hisS gene encoding histidine--tRNA ligase, which gives rise to MELRAPRGMQDVLPDHTGRWQQVEARMHDLARRSGYREIRTPIVEHTEVFQRGVGAGTDIVDKEMYTFQDRGGRSVTLRAEGTAPVMRAFLEHNLGASGLPVRVYYICPIFRYDRPQAGRYRQHTQFGAEVIGSPEPAADAEVLSLAVRLVERLGLRNFQVHLSSVGDATCRPGYIEALRDYYRPRLGGLCEDCQRRFDTAPMRLLDCKREGDRAVAANAPRILDYLCDPCREHFRGVQVCLQAMRIPYVVDPLIVRGLDYYTRTAWEAVSQALGAQNVVFGGGRYDGLAEQLGGKPTPGVGFGMGVERLLLVLDAEGAVPSSEQPPDVFVAAVPAGTPSLTEQGRAAALAVADRLRCEGLAAAADVMDRSLNAQMKVANRLGVSFVLILTDTGVALRNMAASKDEDLPVASQWAHAALQLEDEALDRLAESVADRVRPAPPAPPAPRQPGREPGQGAVR
- the dtd gene encoding D-aminoacyl-tRNA deacylase encodes the protein MRALVQRVRRAAVYVVDDAAAAGEIGLGFAVLLGVSRADGPDDARTLAGRVATLRVFDDGAGRLNRSVVDVGGAVLSIPQFTLYADTTGGRRPSFLDAAPPDQAEPLYRLFNEALAAAGAPVVPGRFRTHMIVEIHNDGPVTILLDTGDAGSR
- the aspS gene encoding aspartate--tRNA ligase, giving the protein MSDERAAGPAASELGDWRRSHTNGSLRAGDVGREVTLMGWVHSRRDLGGLVFLDLRDRSGITQVVCNPQEAAGAAAVAASVRGEYVLAVRGVVAARPAGTENPRVATGAVEVRAQDLRVLNPADTPPFPIDDGVDVDETVRLRHRYLDLRRPAMQANLALRHRLAKAVRDYLSDADFLEVETPMLIKSTPEGARDFLVPSRVHPGKFYVLPQSPQLFKQLLMVAGVERYFQIVRCFRDEDLRADRAPEFTQIDIEMSFVGPGDVQALAEAMVAYAVGAALGVDVPRPFPRITYAEAMRRYGTDKPDLRFALEIADCGDLFADGAFRVFAQAVGAGGVVRAVNAPGAAGYSRRDVGELENLARAAGAAGLVPLHLDAAGPRGPLARHLSAETLSDLRARCGAGDGDLILLAAGPAESVAPAMGRVRLELARRLGPAREGLAFVWVVEFPLLERAADGGLSAVHHPFTAPLDEDLPLLDREPLRTRAKAYDLVLNGVELGGGSIRIHRQELQQRMFARLGISPEAARERFGFLLDAFRYGAPPHGGIAFGFDRFVMVLAGADSIREVIAFPKTQSATDLMTGAPSEVDPAALAEAHIDVRR